The Poseidonibacter lekithochrous region CAGATTGATGAGAGATTAGATGAGAATAATTACATTAGACCAGGTCTAGGTGACGCTGGAGATAGAGCATTTAACACTAACGGTTAATAATACTCTAATGGGTTTGGATATTTATATTCAAATCCTAATCTTTCTATTTTACTTCCATCTATAATTCTATTTTTATACTCTTTTTTATTTTCAAATATTGGTTTTTCAAAATTATGTTTTTTAGCGTTTAATAAATATACTTCTTTTCTACTTGGATGAGAGGAAGCACATAAATTCAAAATACCATTTATATCATTTTTTATAGTAAAAATAGTAGCAGAAATCACATCATCTCTATGTACATAATTTACTTTTACATCCTCAGAATCTACTACTTTTCCTGCAAAATACTTACCCGCAATTCTATTATAACCCATAAGACCAGAACATCTTAATATCACGTCTGTTCTGCTTTTTATTAAAACTTCTGCATCATAGACTTTTTGAGAAATAGGATTTTTTATCTCAAAATCCTCGTTAAATATAGTCTGTTCATTTGGATATATCGAAGTTGAACTAATAAAAATTAGCTTTTTTACCTTTGAAATATTTTTATGAGAATAAATATTATTTAAGAATTCTAAATAGTTATTGAATTTTGAAGGAGGGAAATTTATAAATAGATAATCACACTCTAATAATTCATCTAAAAAGTCTAATTTTTCTTCATTTAATAAATAAGGGTCTAAACCCTCATTTATATATTCTTCTTTTTTTTCATTCGTTCTAATTGATACTTTTACATTAAACTCATTTTTCAGTTCACTGGCTAAGGCATACCCTAACCAACCAGTACCTAGAATTGAAATTGTTTTCATATTATTCACTCTTTTTTAAATCTTTTACTTCTTCTCTTAAAGCTTTAATCTCTTGAAGTAAAATATCTAACTTTAGATGATCTTCATGTAACTCTTCTTTCATATCAGCCTCTTGAAGTTTTTGCATTTCCCCAATAATAACAGCAACAAATAAATTAAAGAATACAAATGCTGCAATAATTACAAAGGATACAAAATAAATCCAAGCCATAGGATAAACTTCCATAGCCTCGTACATAACATCTGTCCAATCTTCAAAAGTTAGTACTCTAAATAAAGTAAGCATAGAGACTAAAAAGTCATTCCAAAGTCCAGATGGTAAATCATGGAAATAGAAATTCCCAATAATTGCATATATATAAAAAATTATAAACATTAAAATAACTATATCAATGATAGAAGGAATAGCTTTAATTAGCATATCAATGATTTTCTTTAATTCAGGACGTGCAGTAAAGAGTCGCAGAACTCTAAATACTCTTAACATCCTTGCAATTGCAGCAAATCCTGATTGCTCTAATGGTAATAGTGTAATTACAACAATTACAAAATCAAAGACATTCCATCCTGATTTAAAGAAATTAACAAACTTTTTCTCAGCTACCATTTTAATTGCTATTTCAAATATAAAATATATTGTTACAAAATAGTCTGCAAATTGTAAGAAAATAGAGTAATTAGTCTCTACTGTGTCAATTGTTTTAAAACCTAAAACAGAAGCATATGCAAGAATAATAAATGTTGTAAGATTTGAGAACCACCTAGCATCTCTTACTTGTTCAATCTTTTGCATTGTAGTCATTAATTTAATCCTTTAAAATTGAGTATGTAGTTGTTAGCCAAGCTATAATAAGCAGTGTTCCACCAATTGGTGTTATTGCTCCAAGAATTGGCATATTAAAAATCACCAATGCATATAAAGAGAATGAAAAAATAATCATTCCTACTACAATAAGCCAAGAGCTAACAATAAGTTTTTTTGATTGTGGTTTAAAATTGATTAAAAGAGCCACTATTAAAAGCCCTAATGTATTATAGAAATGGTATTCAACACCAGTATTATATACTTTTAGCATCTCAGCACTAACAATGGCTTTTAGACCATGAGCACCAAAGGCACCAATTGCAATAGCTAAAGCCATCATAAACGATGCAATAGCAAGAAATTTTTTTGAATTGTTATCAAGAGTCATTATACTTCCCAAAATTTAATTTTGCGGAAGTATATCAAAAAAAAGTTAATAAAAAACTACGCTTCTTCTGTAGATTTTTCTTTATTTTTTTCTTTGTCTTTATCTTTATCTTTTGACTTAGAGAAACCAGCACCTTTTTTCTCTTTTTTCTTTAAATCCAAATCATTAATTAATGTTTTATAATCCATACCTTCTTGATTCATTTTAGCAAAACAAGCTGCAATTGAAGCAATAGCATTTGGTACTTCTTTTTTCTTTTTATAAGCCTGGATGTTTTTTTCGCTAACTTTAATAAGTGCCGTAAATTTAGGTATCGTTAGCTCCGCATCTAGAAGCAATTTTTTGAATTCGATGAATGTCATTTATTTATCCGTTGTGTTTTTTTAGATTATACAGATAAATTTGTAAAAGTAAGATAAATTTATAATAAAATATAAATAAAGGTAATAAAATATATAGTTTTTATAAATTTAATTGGGTCAATTGACCCAATTAAATTATTTTACGTCAACTTCCCAGAAGAAGTCAATCCACTCGTTAGCTTCTCTAACAGAGTAATCAGGTTTTAAAATAGCAGTACTTTTGTAGAAAAGTGTTGCTAATTTAAATTCCACATTTGGGAATTTTGCATTTAATATTTTAAGAATCTCTTGCATAGTTTCACCAGAATCAACAATATCGTCAATAACTAGAACTCTTTTTGCATGAGACATATCAGGAATATTGAAGATATTAAAAGTGTCTAATTTTAAATCACCCTCATAATGAATAGAGTTTAATGAATAAAGATTTCTCATATCTAAAGCTTGAGACATTAGGTGAGCTAAAGTAACTCCACCTCTTGCAACTGCTAATAATACATCTGGTTCATAATCTCTACAGCTATCTACTAGCTTTTGAGTATCTTCTTTAAATAAATCGTAACTGTAATAAAGTTTTTCCAAAAAATTGTCCTTATAAAATAAATGCTAATGCACTAATAAATGTTATAACTAAAATACCTAAGTTTAAATCTGTAAACTCTTTTTTAGCTAGTTTGATAATAGTATATACTAAGAATCCCGCAGCAATACCATTTGTAATTGAGAATGTTAAAGGCATTAAAATAACAATTAAAAATGCCCCTGCACTTGTTGCTAAATCAGAATCTTCAAAATTAATTTTTCCAAGTTCTGTAAACATTAATACACCAACAACAACTAATACAGGGTAAATTGCATTTGATGGAATTGATTTAAATAATGGCAACATAAATAAAGTAGTTACAAAGAACATAGCAGTAAATACAGCTGTTAAACCTGTTCTACCACCCTCTTCAACTCCTGATGCACTCTCAATAAATGCAGTAGTAGTAGAAACACCAATCATAGCACCTGCTGTTGTAGCAATTGCATCTGCTTCTAATGTTTTCTGTAAAGATTTATCATCTTTATTATTCTCTTGAAATAATTTAGCTCTTGTACCAACACCTGTTAATGTACCTAAAGTATCAAACATATCAGTAATTAAGAATGTAACAATTACAGGTAATAAAGATAATGATAAAGCACTTAAGATATCTAATTTAAAGAAAATTGGTTCAATTGAAGCTGGTGCCGCAAGAATCTCTTTTGGTAACTCACCTAAACCAAGTGACCATGCAACAATAGACGTAATACCTATTGCAAAAATAAATGCACCTTTAATTCTATATGCGTATAAAGAGAAAGAAAGAATTAATCCTAATACACCTATAAGTACATTTGGATTAGAGAAATCACCAAGCGAAACTAAAGTAGCTTCATTTGCAGTAATCATACCCATTTGTTTTAAACCAATAAAAGCGATAAAGGAACCAATACCCGCACTAATTGCTCTTCTCAAGCTCATGGGGATGGATGTCATTATCCAAATTCTGAAGTTGGTTAATGATAATATTACAAACAATATACCTGATAAGAAAACAATACCTAATGCAGTTTCCCAAGGCATTTTCATACCTAATACTAATCCGTATGAAAAGTAAGCATTTAACCCCATACCAACACTCATTGCGATTGGCGTATTTGACCATAAACCTGAAAATAGAGTAGCTAAAATCGTAATTAAAGCAGTAGCTGTTACAACGGCATCCATTGGAAGACCAGCATCAGCTAAAATAAACCCATTTACAGGAACGATATACATCATTGTTAAAAATGTTGTAAAACCAGCAGAAAACTCAGTTCCAACTGTCGTATTATGCTCTTTTAGTTTAAAAAAGTTCATAAACTTTTCCTTATTTTAAAATTAAGGACGAATTATACATAAAATTAAGTAAAAATTAATATAAATGGCAGCATTTTTTCGAAAAATTTCAAAAAGTTTCTTTTATTCTTATTTAACAACTGTTGATTCTCATCAATGTAAAAATATATCTATTCTACTAAGATTTAAAAATAATAAATTTAGGAGAACGAAATGAATTTACTTCCAGAAGATGCAACAAAAATTGAAATCGATGGTTCAACAGTAGACTTTTTTGAATATAAACAAGATGGATTAATATATTATTACTTTGATACTTCAGATAGAGGCGCACCAGAACCTATGGTAAATGCAATGGCAGGATTACAATTATTAGGAGAAGATAAAAAACTAATAATGATTAATCATAAGCCACCAATGGGATTATTCCCAAGAATACAACAAAACTATAATTATGAAATTATTGAATTAGAAGATGGTAGACATAAAGTTGTTTTTACACATAAAGAAGGTTCAACACCAAATGTAGACTTTTCAGCTAATACTTGCGCAGGATAAAAAATGACACAGATTTCACAGGACTTTGCACCACCATTTAAATTAATAGCACCATATTTTATTATTGGTTCTATTTTTTATTTTTTATCAACACTTTATTCTTTTAATCTAGATATTTCTGAAATAAGTATTCATAGTACTAACTTATTATCATTAGCACATCTATTTTTATTAGGTTTTGCAATGATGGTAATTTTTGGTGCAATGGCTCAACTTATCCCTGTGACATTAGAAGTTGGACATTTTAGTGTTGAGTTTTATTACTTAATATATCCATTTTTACTAATTGGAACAATATTAATGGTATTAGGTTTTTCAGTTAATAGTACATTGTTACAATATGGTGGAATACTAGTATTCATATCAATGATTATATTTCTTGCTGAGACATTTTTGACTATTAATAAAGTAAAACAATATTCAAATGTAATTAAAAGTATTGTTGTATCAAATATCTTTTTAACACTTGGAATTATATTTGGAATTATAATGGCATTAACATATGCAGGGCAAATAAATACAAATATAGAAGAAATACTAAAAGCCCATGTATACTCAGTAATTTTGGGATATATAACAATTACTATAATGGCTTTATCATTAGTACTTATTCCAATGTTTGGTTTATCTCATAACTTTTCACAAAAGCCACTAAATAATGCTGTAATACTAATGAGTATATCCACAACATTTGTAATAATTTCATCTATTTTCTCAATTGCAATAATTGATAAATTAGCATATTTACTTTCAGTTGTTTCTTTAGCTATTTATTTTTATCAAGTATACTTAATTTTTAAAACAAGAGCAAGAAAAGAAAATGATATTTATGTACTATCACTATTTGTTGCTTTTATAGCTTTTGTATTATCTATAATTACAGGTTTCTTATGGATATTTATTGGTAATGAAAGATTATTAATAACAACAGCATGGCTAATGTTTTGTGGCTTTTTTACATTTGTAATTATAGGTCATTTATATAAAATTATTCCATTTTTAGTTTGGTTTGAGAAATTCTCGCCACTTGTAGGAAAACAAAAAGTACCGATGCTAATGGATATGGTTCCAAAAAAAGCTTCATATTATCAATTTACTTTTACATTACTAGGAACAATAGTTTCAACATTTGGATTAATACTTGCAGAAAATAGTTTATTTAAAGCAGGAATTTCATTTTTAGCAATAGGCGCAATTTTTTTAATAAATAATATAATATATATAATAAGGTATAAATAATGTATACAAAAGAAGAAATATTTAAAGCAGTATCAACAGTTAATGATCCTGAAGTTGGATTTAATCTAGTAGAGTTAGGTCTTATTTATGATGGAACTTGTGATGAAGAAGGAAATGTAATTGTTACAATGACTTTATCAACAAAAGCTTGTCCATTACATCAAATGATTGTAAATTGGGTTGAAGAAGCAGTTTTAAGAGAGCTACCAAAAGCACAAAATGCAACAGCAAATGTAATTTGGGAGCCAGCATGGAATATTACTATGGCAGAAGATCATGTAATAAAGGCATTAGCAAATTAGATTTTCAATCTAATTTGCTTTAAAATACTTACTAAATAAACTCAAACAAATACTCTCTTTTGAAACATCATTTTCATCAATAATAGATGCCAATATTCTAACACCTTTTTCAATATCCTCAAAAGAAGAATTAGTAAAATTCAATCTTGCTTCATTAGTTTTTTTATTTAAATAAAATACTTCAGCAGGTACAAAAGCAAGACCTTTTAAAATTGCCTCTTCCGCTAACTTCATACTATTCCTATTAAAACTACCATAAATAAACATTCCACCATTAGGTCTAGTAAACTTAAATGAAGGAATATATTTTTCTAAACAATCTGCCATAAAATTCATTTTCATTCTATAATCAATATTTAATTTTTTAATATGAGAAAATAAATCATGAGAAGTTAAATATTCATCTAAAATCATTTGATTCAAAGTAGAAGTATGTAAATCTAATGACTCTTTCACAACTAATAAATTATCTATAAACTTCTTATTAGCTCTTATCCAACCAATTCTTAAACCAGGAGCAACAATTTTAGAAAAGGAACCTAAATGAAAGGCTCTTTCACAATATTTTGAAATAGGTGTATTATATTCATTATCAAAATTTAAAAAAGTATATGCACCATCTTCAATAAAAAAAGATTTTTTTCTATTAATTATATTTATTAAAATTTCTCTCTCAATACTATTATAAGAATTTGTTGAAGGATTTTGAAAATCACTAATTGCATATAAAATATTTGAACTATTTAATTTATTAGGTAACTCACTTATATATTTAAAAGAATCAATCTTCATATTTAAACTTTTAAAAGCACCTATTGCTCCAATATAAGATGGTTGTTCAATAATTACATTCTTTTTATCTAATGATTTAACAATAATATCAAAGGCTTGTTGACTTCCACTTGTAATTAATATTTCATCAGCAGATGTTTTAAAACCTAATTTTTCTGTATAAATATCTGCAATTTTTTGTCTCAATCCAAATAATCCTCTAGATGAACTATATTGTAAAGCTTTACTATTTTTTAATACAATAGCACTTGCATTTTGAATCTCTTCTAATGGGAATAATCTTTCATCCGGTAAACCACCAGCAAAAGATATTATATTCTCATCAATAACATCTAAAATTTCTCTAATATATGATCTTTTATTTCCTTTACTCATTTTTCTTCCTATTTTTATTTGTAGTATAGGAAAATAATTTATTTTCTTCTTTATCTTATATTTCATTTTATTTGTCTTATATTGCTATTATTTTTGTTATAATGAAATATGAAAAAAGAAACAAAACAAGAAAGAGCCGATATAATTAACAAAAGTATCTACTATATGTATAAATATATAGATACAAATA contains the following coding sequences:
- a CDS encoding NAD(P)H-binding protein, yielding MKTISILGTGWLGYALASELKNEFNVKVSIRTNEKKEEYINEGLDPYLLNEEKLDFLDELLECDYLFINFPPSKFNNYLEFLNNIYSHKNISKVKKLIFISSTSIYPNEQTIFNEDFEIKNPISQKVYDAEVLIKSRTDVILRCSGLMGYNRIAGKYFAGKVVDSEDVKVNYVHRDDVISATIFTIKNDINGILNLCASSHPSRKEVYLLNAKKHNFEKPIFENKKEYKNRIIDGSKIERLGFEYKYPNPLEYY
- a CDS encoding ion transporter translates to MTTMQKIEQVRDARWFSNLTTFIILAYASVLGFKTIDTVETNYSIFLQFADYFVTIYFIFEIAIKMVAEKKFVNFFKSGWNVFDFVIVVITLLPLEQSGFAAIARMLRVFRVLRLFTARPELKKIIDMLIKAIPSIIDIVILMFIIFYIYAIIGNFYFHDLPSGLWNDFLVSMLTLFRVLTFEDWTDVMYEAMEVYPMAWIYFVSFVIIAAFVFFNLFVAVIIGEMQKLQEADMKEELHEDHLKLDILLQEIKALREEVKDLKKSE
- a CDS encoding DUF423 domain-containing protein, producing the protein MTLDNNSKKFLAIASFMMALAIAIGAFGAHGLKAIVSAEMLKVYNTGVEYHFYNTLGLLIVALLINFKPQSKKLIVSSWLIVVGMIIFSFSLYALVIFNMPILGAITPIGGTLLIIAWLTTTYSILKD
- a CDS encoding phosphoribosyltransferase, yielding MEKLYYSYDLFKEDTQKLVDSCRDYEPDVLLAVARGGVTLAHLMSQALDMRNLYSLNSIHYEGDLKLDTFNIFNIPDMSHAKRVLVIDDIVDSGETMQEILKILNAKFPNVEFKLATLFYKSTAILKPDYSVREANEWIDFFWEVDVK
- a CDS encoding NCS2 family permease; protein product: MNFFKLKEHNTTVGTEFSAGFTTFLTMMYIVPVNGFILADAGLPMDAVVTATALITILATLFSGLWSNTPIAMSVGMGLNAYFSYGLVLGMKMPWETALGIVFLSGILFVILSLTNFRIWIMTSIPMSLRRAISAGIGSFIAFIGLKQMGMITANEATLVSLGDFSNPNVLIGVLGLILSFSLYAYRIKGAFIFAIGITSIVAWSLGLGELPKEILAAPASIEPIFFKLDILSALSLSLLPVIVTFLITDMFDTLGTLTGVGTRAKLFQENNKDDKSLQKTLEADAIATTAGAMIGVSTTTAFIESASGVEEGGRTGLTAVFTAMFFVTTLFMLPLFKSIPSNAIYPVLVVVGVLMFTELGKINFEDSDLATSAGAFLIVILMPLTFSITNGIAAGFLVYTIIKLAKKEFTDLNLGILVITFISALAFIL
- a CDS encoding metal-sulfur cluster assembly factor codes for the protein MYTKEEIFKAVSTVNDPEVGFNLVELGLIYDGTCDEEGNVIVTMTLSTKACPLHQMIVNWVEEAVLRELPKAQNATANVIWEPAWNITMAEDHVIKALAN
- a CDS encoding PLP-dependent aminotransferase family protein; protein product: MSKGNKRSYIREILDVIDENIISFAGGLPDERLFPLEEIQNASAIVLKNSKALQYSSSRGLFGLRQKIADIYTEKLGFKTSADEILITSGSQQAFDIIVKSLDKKNVIIEQPSYIGAIGAFKSLNMKIDSFKYISELPNKLNSSNILYAISDFQNPSTNSYNSIEREILINIINRKKSFFIEDGAYTFLNFDNEYNTPISKYCERAFHLGSFSKIVAPGLRIGWIRANKKFIDNLLVVKESLDLHTSTLNQMILDEYLTSHDLFSHIKKLNIDYRMKMNFMADCLEKYIPSFKFTRPNGGMFIYGSFNRNSMKLAEEAILKGLAFVPAEVFYLNKKTNEARLNFTNSSFEDIEKGVRILASIIDENDVSKESICLSLFSKYFKAN